From Salinicola endophyticus:
GCCTGCTGACCCACGTGCGCCGCGGCGATATCGTCAACGTGCACTCGCTGCGTCGCGGTGCCGCCGAGGCGATCGAGGCGATCGCGCATGGCGACAAGCGCTCTTCCCGGGTGGTCGGGCGCACCATCGGCGAGGTCGACCTGCCCAGCGGCACCAGCATCGGTGCCATCGTGCGCGGCAAGGAGGTGTTGATCGCCCACGACGACGTGCTGATCGAGAGCGGCGACCACCTGATCCTGTTCGTGATCGACAAACGCCGCATCCGCGACGTCGAACGGCTGTTCCAGGTCGGGCTCACCTTTTTCTGATGCTGTTCGTCCCGATGTCGTTTATCTCAATGCCGTTCGTTCTGGTGCCGTTAGTGGAGATGGCGCTCTTTAAGATGGCGTTGGCAACCCCTTCATGTCGGTCGCAGCGGCCGTTCGCGAGCGTGTGCGCATGAACCTGTTCGTGACCCTGCGCATCGTCGGGCTGCTGCTGATGCTGTTCAGCCTGACCATGGTGCCGCCGATGGTGATCGCGCGGATCTTCCACGACGGCAACTGGCACGCCTTTGCCATCGGCATGGCGATCTCGGTCGTCACTGGCGCCCTGATCTACTGGCCCAACCGGCGCGCCCGGCGCGAGCTGCGTACCCGCGATGGTTTCATCATCACGGTGCTGTTCTGGGGCGTGCTGGGGCTGTTCGGTACCGTGCCGTTCATGGTCTCCGAGGCACCGGCGATGAGCTTCACCGATGCGGTGTTCGAATCCTTCTCCGGGCTGACTACCACCGGCGCCACGGTGCTCCACGGCATCGACCAGCTCCCCGCGTCGATCCGCTTCTACCGCCAGCAGCTGCAGTGGCTCGGTGGCATGGGGATCGTGGTCCTGGCGGTGGCGATCCTGCCCACCCTGGGCATCGGTGGCATGCAGCTCTACCGCACCGAGATCCCCGGGCCGCTGAAGGACTCCAAGCTAACCCCGCGGATCACCGAGACCGCCAAGGCGCTGTGGTACATCTATGTGATCCTCACGGTAGTCTGCGCGCTGGCCTACTGGCTCGCCGGGATGGACTGGTTCGATGCCATCGGCCACAGCTTCTCGACCATCGCGGTGGGCGGCTTCTCCACCCATGACGCCAGCATGGCCTACTTCGACAGCGCCACCATCGAACTGATCTGCGTGCTGTTCATGATCGTCTCGTCGATCAGCTTCGGGCTGCACTTCGCGGTATGGCGCGAGAAGCGCCTGCTGCAATACATCCGCGATCCTGAGTTCTGCTTCTTCGTCTCCTTCCTCGGCCTGCTGGTGCTGATCACCGTGGTCACGCTGTTCGCCACCGGCACCTACCACGATGCCACCGGCTTGCGCCACGGGCTGTTCGAGGCGGTCTCGGTGGCCACCACCTCCGGCTTCAGCGTCGCCGACTTCACCCTATGGCCCGGGGTACTGCCGATCATGCTGTTCATGGCGGCCTTCGTCGGCGCCTGCTCCGGCTCCGCCGGCGGCGGGATGAAGGTGATCCGTATCCTGCTGATCCTCAAGCAGGGCATCCGTGAGATTCACCGGCTGATCCACCCCAATGCGGTGTTCGCGGTCAAGGTGGGCAAGATGCGCATCTCCGAGGGGGTGGCCGAGGCGGTATGGGGCTTCTTCTCGGTCTACCTGATGCTGTTCGTGCTGATGCTGCTGGCACTCTCGGCCACCGGGCTCGACCAGATCACCGCGTGGTCGGCGGTGGGCTCGGCGCTCAACAACCTGGGCCCCGGGCTGGGCGCGGTCTCCACCGACTACGGCGACATTCCCGATCTGGCCAAGTGGATTCTGGTCCTGGCGATGATGCTCGGACGCCTGGAGATCTTCACCGTGCTGGTGTTGTTCACGCCGGCGTTCTGGCGCCGCTGAGCGCGGCGTCCCGCTGTTCGCGGCAGCCTTCCACTAAAGGATAACGAGCGCGCTATCGCCAGGGGGGAAGCCCGGGGGTCGCCAATGATAGAATGCGCGGCTTTCCGGCGCCGCCAACAGGCTCACGAGGCAGCGGTAGTGCCGCCCCCTACCTTTCGCATCACGAGAGAGTCATGTCAGTCAATTCGCAACGCCGCTCTTCCGCCCCGTCGTTCCTGCGGCTGGGTCTGATTCCCCAGATCGTCATCGGTATCCTCCTCGGCCTGCTGGTCGCCCAACTGGCGCCGGCACTGGCGCAATCGTTCGAGCTCCTGGGCCAGATATTCATCAGCGCGCTCAAGGCGATCGCGCCGATTCTGGTGTTCGTGCTGGTGATGGCCGCCATCGCCAGCCACGAGCGCGGCCAGCCGACCCAGATTCGCGGCGTGCTGGCGCTCTATCTGATAGGCACCCTGGTGGCAGCGCTGGTGGCAGTGAGCGCGAGCTTCCTGTTCCCGACCACGCTGATCATCGACGCGCCCCAGGCCGACGGTACCCCGCCCTCGGGGATCGCCGAGATCCTGCGCAACCTGCTGCTGAGCGCGGTGGACAATCCCGTGGCGGCGCTCACCAACGCCAACTTCATCGGCATTCTGGCCTGGGCGGTGGGCCTGGGCCTGCTGCTGCGGCGCGCCAACGACACCACTCGGCGCGGCCTCGCCGATCTCTCCGACGCCGTCTCGGGGCTGGTGCGCTGGGTGATTCGGCTGGCTCCGCTGGGCATCTTCGGGCTGGTCGCCAACACCTTCGCCACCACCGGCATGAGCGCGCTGGCCGACTACGCCCATCTGCTCGGGCTGATCATCGGCTGCATGCT
This genomic window contains:
- a CDS encoding TrkH family potassium uptake protein, which produces MNLFVTLRIVGLLLMLFSLTMVPPMVIARIFHDGNWHAFAIGMAISVVTGALIYWPNRRARRELRTRDGFIITVLFWGVLGLFGTVPFMVSEAPAMSFTDAVFESFSGLTTTGATVLHGIDQLPASIRFYRQQLQWLGGMGIVVLAVAILPTLGIGGMQLYRTEIPGPLKDSKLTPRITETAKALWYIYVILTVVCALAYWLAGMDWFDAIGHSFSTIAVGGFSTHDASMAYFDSATIELICVLFMIVSSISFGLHFAVWREKRLLQYIRDPEFCFFVSFLGLLVLITVVTLFATGTYHDATGLRHGLFEAVSVATTSGFSVADFTLWPGVLPIMLFMAAFVGACSGSAGGGMKVIRILLILKQGIREIHRLIHPNAVFAVKVGKMRISEGVAEAVWGFFSVYLMLFVLMLLALSATGLDQITAWSAVGSALNNLGPGLGAVSTDYGDIPDLAKWILVLAMMLGRLEIFTVLVLFTPAFWRR
- the sstT gene encoding serine/threonine transporter SstT; this translates as MSVNSQRRSSAPSFLRLGLIPQIVIGILLGLLVAQLAPALAQSFELLGQIFISALKAIAPILVFVLVMAAIASHERGQPTQIRGVLALYLIGTLVAALVAVSASFLFPTTLIIDAPQADGTPPSGIAEILRNLLLSAVDNPVAALTNANFIGILAWAVGLGLLLRRANDTTRRGLADLSDAVSGLVRWVIRLAPLGIFGLVANTFATTGMSALADYAHLLGLIIGCMLFVALVTNPLIVFLYTRQNPYPLVFTCLRGSAITAFFTRSSAANIPVNMELCKRLDLHADTYSVSIPLGATINMSGAAVTITVMTLAAAHTLGLSVDFSTALLLCIVSALAACGVSGVAGGSLLLIPMAASLFGISADVAMQVVAIGFVISVLQDSTETALNSSTDVLFTAAACRSPKARAAQETGRAASETV